A stretch of Desertifilum tharense IPPAS B-1220 DNA encodes these proteins:
- a CDS encoding XisI protein, with translation MDTRLEYQNLIKSVLQNHAEYRATLNDGYSSQLIFDDERRQYLILDMGWNGDRYLHATPIHISLIGDKVWIQYDDTEEGVATDLMAAGVSKEDIVLGFRHPRIRQHTGFAVA, from the coding sequence ATGGATACCCGATTAGAATACCAAAACCTTATCAAGAGTGTTCTTCAAAATCACGCTGAGTATCGTGCTACTCTGAACGATGGCTATAGTTCTCAGCTCATTTTTGATGATGAACGGAGACAGTATTTGATTCTAGATATGGGCTGGAATGGCGATCGGTATCTCCATGCAACTCCAATTCACATCAGTCTGATTGGAGATAAGGTTTGGATTCAATATGATGATACTGAGGAAGGAGTAGCGACTGATTTAATGGCAGCAGGTGTTTCTAAAGAAGACATCGTATTAGGTTTTCGTCATCCGAGAATACGGCAACATACAGGTTTTGCGGTAGCTTAA
- a CDS encoding bifunctional cobalt-precorrin-7 (C(5))-methyltransferase/cobalt-precorrin-6B (C(15))-methyltransferase, with amino-acid sequence MQKWLSIVGIGEDGLEGVSPVGRVLLAQATAIAGGERHLALLPSGDRREKLLWTSPIADSVQQIVERRGQGVCVLASGDPMCYGIGVTLLRQIPLAEMTIVPAPSAFSLACARLGWSLTDVETLSLCGRDPALLNAVLYPGAKILILSADKTTPGIVAQRLTQQGYGDSQIAVLERMGGTQERITTGTASTWTSPDLADLNTIALTLYATAAPPHSPRAPGLPDTAYHHDGQLTKREVRAMTLSALAPLPGQLLWDVGAGCGAIAIEWMRCDRRCGAIAIEQHPSRLQYIANNAQALGVPHLKIVPGAAPHTLKDLPAPDAIFIGGGLTTPDLLETCWRSLRSGGHLVANAVTVESEQMLFHWQGKLGGNLTRIAIQRAEPIGKFLGWKAMAPVTQWVVVKG; translated from the coding sequence ATGCAAAAGTGGCTATCGATTGTGGGGATTGGTGAGGATGGGCTAGAGGGAGTCAGTCCGGTGGGGCGCGTTCTCCTGGCTCAAGCAACTGCGATCGCCGGTGGAGAACGCCATCTCGCTCTATTACCTTCAGGCGATCGCCGCGAAAAACTGCTTTGGACTTCTCCAATTGCAGACTCCGTACAGCAGATCGTTGAGCGTCGGGGTCAGGGGGTGTGCGTGTTGGCCAGCGGCGATCCGATGTGTTACGGCATTGGCGTCACCCTGCTGCGACAGATTCCCCTAGCAGAAATGACGATTGTTCCGGCTCCCTCTGCCTTTAGCCTCGCCTGTGCGCGTCTGGGTTGGTCGCTGACGGATGTCGAAACCCTCAGCCTGTGCGGACGCGATCCGGCTCTTTTAAATGCCGTACTCTACCCCGGTGCCAAAATCTTGATCCTCAGCGCCGATAAAACGACTCCGGGAATCGTGGCTCAACGCCTGACCCAACAGGGCTACGGTGACAGTCAGATCGCCGTTCTAGAACGCATGGGCGGCACGCAGGAACGCATCACCACAGGCACCGCCTCTACCTGGACAAGCCCCGATCTCGCCGATCTCAACACGATCGCCCTAACTCTCTATGCCACTGCTGCCCCTCCCCACTCGCCACGCGCCCCCGGACTTCCCGACACTGCCTATCACCACGACGGACAATTAACTAAGCGGGAAGTTCGCGCCATGACCCTATCTGCCCTTGCACCCTTACCCGGACAACTGCTGTGGGATGTGGGTGCAGGCTGTGGTGCGATCGCCATTGAATGGATGCGGTGCGATCGCCGGTGTGGTGCGATCGCCATTGAACAACACCCCAGCCGCCTGCAATACATTGCTAACAATGCCCAGGCGTTGGGCGTTCCCCATCTCAAAATTGTGCCAGGAGCAGCCCCCCATACCCTGAAAGACTTACCAGCACCCGATGCCATTTTTATCGGCGGGGGACTCACCACACCGGATTTGCTAGAGACCTGTTGGCGATCGCTACGTTCGGGTGGTCATTTAGTTGCCAATGCAGTCACAGTTGAGAGCGAACAAATGCTTTTTCACTGGCAAGGCAAGCTGGGCGGAAACCTCACCCGTATCGCCATTCAACGAGCAGAACCCATCGGTAAATTCTTAGGCTGGAAAGCAATGGCCCCCGTTACCCAGTGGGTTGTAGTGAAGGGATGA
- a CDS encoding precorrin-8X methylmutase — translation MIDYIRNGDDIYRKSFAIIRAEADLNQLSDDLALVAVRLIHACGMTDIVPDLAASPDAVQAGREALFCGAPIFCDSQMVANGITRKRLPANNEIICTLNYAEVPEIAKRIENTRSAAALELWQPRIAGAVVAIGNAPTALYRLLERLDEGFPKPALILGFPVGFVGAAESKAELAANSRGVPFITLQGRRGGSAIAAAAVNALAKENEL, via the coding sequence ATGATCGACTATATTCGCAACGGCGATGATATTTATCGAAAATCTTTTGCCATCATTCGTGCAGAAGCCGATTTAAATCAATTATCCGATGACCTAGCACTTGTGGCAGTGCGGCTCATTCATGCCTGTGGCATGACCGATATTGTCCCAGACCTGGCGGCTTCACCGGATGCAGTCCAAGCCGGACGAGAGGCTCTCTTCTGCGGCGCGCCAATTTTCTGCGACTCGCAAATGGTTGCCAATGGCATTACTCGCAAGCGATTGCCAGCTAACAATGAAATTATTTGTACCCTCAATTATGCGGAAGTTCCAGAGATTGCCAAACGGATCGAAAATACGCGATCGGCTGCTGCTTTAGAACTCTGGCAACCTCGTATTGCGGGAGCCGTTGTTGCGATTGGCAATGCTCCCACTGCTTTGTATCGACTGCTAGAACGACTAGATGAGGGATTTCCCAAACCTGCTCTGATCTTGGGTTTCCCCGTTGGATTTGTGGGAGCCGCCGAATCGAAAGCAGAATTAGCGGCTAATAGTCGCGGCGTCCCCTTCATCACGCTCCAGGGGCGGCGGGGGGGAAGTGCGATCGCGGCGGCCGCTGTCAATGCCTTAGCTAAGGAAAACGAACTATGA
- the cobI gene encoding precorrin-2 C(20)-methyltransferase, translated as MNAGKLYGLGIGPGDPELLTLKAHRILTSVPVIAYPTLENGNSVARTIVADFIRPDQIEVPMPLPFSVERSSQPYYDIAAEKIAEHLQGGQDVAVLCEGEPMLYGSFMYLFGRLAPQFLTEVVPGISSTTASAAMLGAPLTFRDDVFIIMPATLDAQTLRDRLAGVDAAVIIKLGRHFAKVRTLLEELGLLDRALYIERATQPNQRIIPITEIDPAEVPYWSLILIPSQTQPLGATRSCSVETLP; from the coding sequence ATGAACGCAGGCAAACTCTATGGTTTGGGCATTGGTCCAGGCGATCCGGAACTGCTGACGCTGAAAGCCCACCGAATTTTGACCTCGGTTCCCGTCATTGCCTACCCGACTTTAGAGAATGGCAACAGTGTGGCACGGACGATCGTGGCAGATTTCATCCGTCCCGACCAGATTGAAGTTCCCATGCCGTTGCCCTTTAGCGTAGAGCGATCGTCTCAACCTTACTACGACATTGCCGCCGAGAAAATCGCCGAACATCTTCAGGGGGGACAGGATGTGGCCGTGCTGTGCGAGGGAGAACCGATGCTGTATGGCTCGTTCATGTATTTGTTTGGGCGGTTAGCGCCACAATTTCTAACTGAAGTGGTTCCGGGAATTTCTTCGACAACGGCAAGTGCAGCTATGTTGGGTGCGCCCCTTACCTTTCGCGATGATGTGTTCATTATTATGCCTGCAACGTTGGACGCCCAGACGTTGCGCGATCGCCTCGCCGGGGTAGATGCAGCAGTCATTATCAAGCTAGGCAGACACTTTGCTAAAGTCCGCACTCTCCTAGAGGAACTGGGATTGCTCGATCGCGCCCTTTACATCGAGCGGGCAACCCAACCCAACCAGCGAATTATCCCCATTACCGAGATCGATCCAGCCGAGGTTCCCTACTGGTCGCTCATTCTCATTCCCAGTCAAACCCAACCCCTAGGTGCGACTCGTTCTTGTTCGGTCGAAACATTGCCCTAG
- a CDS encoding amino acid adenylation domain-containing protein, giving the protein MDRVGFEGVEGEELGVDVAVTPDSLAYIIYTSGSTGTPKGVLLSHRGLCNTVEAQKRLFNPCGNSRILQFSSLSFDASVFEIALALGCGGTLYIPPQAAQLPGMALIEFLAENAITHALLTPAVLAVLPAATLPSLQVLITGGEACSSQVVDRWAADRRFFNAYGPTEATIWATVAQLHPGDNPLTIGSPILNAEVRLLDANLNPVPAGIPGEIYIGGVGVAKGYLNRSELTAERFIEIGDRRFYQTGDRARYRNDGTIEFLGRGDRQIKIRGFRVELGEIEATLQRHPAIQDAVVIPGDEMRLFAYFSLNNTLLQQTTLQALETQQIQRWQTLYNETYNLSASLSAEWEDSAECKVLSAEWEDSAECKVLSAEWEDSAKFQVPSSEKYRSKSVFTPSSPHPPISPSPHPSSPHPLTGWNSSYTGEPIPPEEMQEWVGDRVQQILALKPKRVLEIGCGTGLLLFQIAPHCQTYVATDFSTVSLEVIQAQLTHLPQVQLLHRMATDLEGIDLGAFDVVILNSIVQYFPSEAYLLQVLTAALQAVATDGVVFIGDVRSLPLLTAFHAWVQFSQAEAGIERSILQQQVQQAQFEEPELAIAPAFFQTLPDRFPPVQQVQIRLSRGRSCNEMTQFRYNVLLYLESKPLLSAFPHDWQQNPISVQSVQHYLIAEQPAVYSLTQIKNRRVVEAIATANWLQNNDSPKTVGRMREKLPAMLADSLDPQDWWDLETQLPYRVEITWSSQTETGDYDVIFIREDVQGFASLPLDASAAPYTNNPLQANFARQLIPQLRQALQQSLPEYMIPSVFVPLEALPLTPSGKVDRNRIAQQSRRSLRAANASPVPLTAVATTLIEIWEDLLQIQPIGVQDNFFELGGHSLLATQMTSRIRDALGLELPLKRVFESPTIAQLTPLLEALQASYENPKEPPLVRLDRSAYRRQRPSPIPSPLPTPAVQKLPSPLVPLTLGGSQPPFFCVHPMFGVVFPYLELAYHLEGSDSRRDRFANRSFYGLQAFGLDGKSEPLNRIEAIASSYIQAIQTIQPNGPYYLGGWSFGGLVAYEMAQQLTQAGQEIALLAILDTPAPTHHPTLSQSLKFLLGSALWSTLPFLRDYAVLLTQRFPWFSRSSWSAILRLMPEESRLQLMDESAVRSLLPIVYANSQATYQYKPQPYSDCLTLFKATEQSDAIGRDPTLGWGAFAPHIQVIPVPGNHLSLLKPPHVQTLAQQLGQCFDRTRTSRT; this is encoded by the coding sequence TTGGATCGCGTTGGCTTTGAGGGTGTAGAAGGAGAAGAATTAGGGGTTGATGTTGCTGTCACGCCGGATAGTCTTGCCTATATTATTTATACTTCCGGTTCTACGGGGACGCCTAAAGGGGTGCTGCTGTCTCATAGGGGGTTGTGCAATACGGTTGAAGCGCAAAAGCGCCTGTTTAACCCTTGTGGTAATAGTCGGATTTTGCAATTCAGTTCTTTGAGTTTTGATGCGTCTGTGTTTGAAATTGCGCTGGCTTTGGGTTGTGGAGGTACATTATATATCCCACCCCAGGCTGCTCAATTACCGGGGATGGCGCTGATTGAGTTTTTAGCAGAGAATGCGATTACCCATGCTTTGCTGACTCCGGCGGTACTGGCGGTACTTCCGGCGGCGACGCTTCCTAGCCTGCAAGTCTTGATTACTGGGGGGGAGGCTTGTTCGAGTCAGGTTGTGGATCGTTGGGCGGCAGATCGTCGATTTTTCAACGCTTATGGCCCCACTGAAGCTACAATTTGGGCAACAGTGGCGCAATTGCATCCGGGAGATAACCCGCTAACGATTGGTTCTCCGATTCTGAATGCAGAGGTTCGCCTGCTTGATGCTAACTTGAATCCCGTCCCGGCGGGCATTCCTGGCGAAATTTATATTGGGGGCGTTGGGGTGGCTAAGGGCTATCTCAATCGGTCAGAATTAACAGCAGAACGGTTTATTGAGATTGGCGATCGCAGATTTTACCAAACAGGCGATCGCGCTCGGTATCGCAATGATGGCACAATTGAGTTTTTGGGGCGTGGCGATCGCCAAATCAAGATCCGGGGTTTTCGGGTAGAATTAGGCGAAATTGAAGCTACCCTCCAACGCCATCCCGCAATTCAAGACGCGGTGGTTATTCCTGGCGATGAGATGCGTTTGTTCGCTTACTTCAGCCTCAACAATACCCTCCTGCAACAAACCACCCTCCAAGCACTGGAAACCCAACAAATCCAACGCTGGCAAACCCTCTACAACGAAACCTACAATCTAAGTGCTTCTCTGAGTGCTGAGTGGGAAGATAGTGCTGAGTGTAAAGTGCTGAGTGCTGAGTGGGAAGATAGTGCTGAGTGTAAAGTGCTGAGTGCTGAGTGGGAAGATAGTGCAAAGTTCCAAGTTCCGAGTTCCGAGAAGTATAGGAGTAAATCAGTATTTACCCCTTCTTCCCCCCATCCCCCCATCTCCCCATCCCCCCATCCTTCTTCCCCCCACCCTCTTACAGGCTGGAATAGCAGCTACACGGGAGAACCCATTCCCCCAGAAGAGATGCAAGAATGGGTAGGCGATCGCGTTCAACAAATTCTTGCGCTTAAACCCAAGCGCGTCTTAGAAATTGGTTGCGGTACGGGGTTATTACTGTTTCAAATTGCGCCGCATTGTCAAACCTATGTTGCCACAGACTTCTCAACGGTTTCGTTAGAGGTAATTCAAGCCCAGTTAACCCATTTACCCCAAGTTCAACTGCTGCACCGCATGGCAACGGATTTAGAGGGAATCGATCTGGGCGCGTTTGATGTCGTTATTTTAAACTCCATCGTCCAATATTTCCCTAGCGAAGCCTATCTGCTGCAAGTGTTGACAGCCGCGCTGCAAGCCGTCGCTACTGATGGTGTTGTGTTTATCGGCGATGTGCGAAGTTTACCTTTACTGACTGCTTTCCATGCTTGGGTGCAGTTTTCCCAGGCGGAGGCGGGTATAGAACGCAGCATCCTTCAGCAACAGGTGCAGCAAGCACAATTTGAAGAACCTGAATTGGCGATCGCGCCTGCTTTTTTCCAGACTCTACCGGATCGCTTTCCTCCAGTGCAACAGGTGCAAATTCGCCTATCGCGGGGACGCAGTTGCAATGAAATGACCCAGTTTCGCTATAACGTTTTACTATACCTGGAGTCCAAACCGCTACTGTCAGCCTTTCCTCATGACTGGCAACAAAACCCAATTTCAGTTCAAAGCGTACAACACTATCTAATTGCAGAGCAACCCGCAGTTTATAGCCTGACTCAGATTAAAAATCGTCGAGTGGTAGAGGCGATCGCAACTGCAAACTGGTTGCAGAATAACGACTCTCCCAAAACCGTTGGGCGAATGCGCGAAAAGTTGCCAGCCATGCTTGCAGATAGCCTCGATCCGCAAGATTGGTGGGATCTGGAAACGCAATTACCCTATCGGGTAGAAATTACTTGGTCTAGCCAAACCGAGACAGGCGATTATGATGTTATCTTCATTCGCGAAGACGTGCAGGGGTTTGCGAGTTTGCCCTTAGATGCATCGGCTGCACCCTACACCAATAACCCGTTGCAAGCTAACTTTGCCCGCCAACTGATTCCCCAATTGCGGCAAGCCTTGCAGCAAAGCTTACCCGAATATATGATACCGTCGGTTTTCGTGCCGTTGGAAGCCCTGCCGCTTACCCCTAGCGGCAAAGTAGATCGCAACCGGATAGCCCAGCAGTCTCGGCGCAGTCTGCGGGCTGCAAACGCCTCCCCGGTGCCCTTAACCGCAGTTGCAACCACGCTGATCGAGATTTGGGAAGACTTGTTGCAGATTCAACCCATTGGCGTGCAGGATAACTTTTTTGAGTTAGGCGGACATTCCCTGTTAGCTACCCAAATGACTTCCCGGATTCGAGATGCTTTGGGGCTAGAGTTGCCCTTAAAGCGGGTGTTTGAATCCCCCACCATTGCCCAACTTACACCCCTTTTAGAAGCCCTGCAAGCCTCCTACGAGAATCCCAAGGAGCCGCCCTTGGTTCGATTAGACCGCTCGGCATACCGTCGCCAACGCCCATCTCCGATACCCTCTCCCTTACCGACGCCTGCCGTTCAGAAATTACCCTCGCCCCTGGTTCCCCTCACCCTTGGGGGTAGCCAGCCGCCGTTCTTCTGCGTGCATCCGATGTTTGGGGTGGTGTTTCCCTATCTAGAATTGGCGTATCATCTCGAAGGGAGCGATTCCCGTAGGGATCGCTTCGCGAATCGCAGTTTTTACGGGCTTCAGGCGTTTGGATTAGATGGCAAATCTGAGCCGTTAAATCGCATTGAAGCGATCGCCTCTTCTTATATTCAAGCGATTCAAACGATTCAACCCAATGGCCCCTATTACCTAGGCGGTTGGTCGTTTGGCGGGTTAGTGGCCTATGAGATGGCGCAGCAACTCACCCAAGCCGGACAAGAAATTGCGCTTCTAGCAATTCTCGATACCCCCGCCCCAACGCATCATCCCACCCTCTCCCAAAGTCTCAAATTCCTGTTAGGAAGTGCCCTGTGGTCTACCTTACCCTTTTTGCGCGATTATGCCGTGCTGCTGACTCAACGCTTCCCGTGGTTTTCTCGCTCTTCATGGTCGGCAATTCTGCGCTTAATGCCCGAAGAGTCGCGCCTGCAATTGATGGATGAATCGGCAGTGCGATCGCTCTTACCCATTGTCTATGCTAACTCCCAGGCTACCTATCAATATAAGCCGCAACCCTATAGCGATTGCCTCACCTTGTTTAAAGCCACCGAACAATCAGACGCCATTGGACGCGATCCGACGTTAGGCTGGGGTGCATTTGCTCCTCATATTCAAGTTATTCCGGTTCCCGGCAATCACCTTTCTTTGCTCAAACCTCCCCACGTCCAAACCTTAGCCCAACAACTAGGGCAATGTTTCGACCGAACAAGAACGAGTCGCACCTAG
- the sat gene encoding sulfate adenylyltransferase: MSRHLDNIPAHGGVLVNRIVNSEQKEVFLSKAETLPRISLDERTFSDLVMIAIGGFSPLTGFMGSQDYQTVVTDMRLANGLPWSIPITLSVSEETAQPLNEGSLIRLDDATGRMVGILELAEKYHYDKVKEATHVYRTDEDKHPGVKVVYEQGEVNLAGDIWLLERDPHPQFPLYQIDPTVSRQMFREKGWQTVVGFQTRNPIHRAHEYIQKCALETVDGLFLHPLVGATKEDDIPADVRMRCYEIILEHYYPKDRVILAINPAAMRYAGPREAIFHAIVRKNYGCTHFIVGRDHAGVGDYYGTYDAQYIFDEFEPGELGITPMKFEHAFYCTISKGMATTKTSPSKPEQRIHLSGTKVREMLRRGELPPPEFSRPEVAAELARAMHT; the protein is encoded by the coding sequence ATGAGTCGTCACCTAGACAACATTCCCGCACACGGCGGCGTGCTAGTGAATCGGATTGTTAACTCCGAGCAAAAAGAAGTCTTTCTCTCCAAAGCAGAAACCCTTCCCCGCATCTCACTGGATGAACGCACATTTTCCGATCTGGTGATGATCGCCATTGGCGGTTTTAGTCCCCTGACTGGATTTATGGGATCGCAAGACTATCAAACCGTCGTCACCGATATGCGTCTGGCGAACGGTTTACCCTGGTCTATCCCCATTACCCTATCCGTTAGCGAAGAAACGGCTCAACCCCTGAATGAAGGATCGCTAATTCGGCTTGATGATGCAACCGGACGCATGGTTGGCATTTTAGAACTCGCCGAAAAATACCACTACGACAAAGTTAAAGAAGCCACCCACGTCTATCGCACCGACGAAGACAAACACCCCGGCGTCAAAGTCGTTTACGAACAAGGCGAAGTCAACCTCGCTGGCGATATTTGGCTGCTAGAACGCGATCCCCATCCCCAATTCCCCCTCTATCAAATCGATCCGACCGTCTCCCGCCAAATGTTCCGCGAAAAAGGCTGGCAGACTGTCGTTGGTTTCCAAACCCGCAACCCCATCCACCGCGCCCACGAATATATTCAAAAATGCGCCTTGGAAACCGTGGATGGGCTATTTTTGCATCCCCTAGTCGGCGCAACCAAAGAAGACGATATCCCCGCAGACGTGCGGATGCGCTGTTACGAAATCATCCTCGAACATTACTATCCCAAAGACCGGGTAATTTTAGCGATTAACCCAGCGGCGATGCGCTATGCAGGCCCGCGCGAAGCCATTTTCCACGCCATCGTCCGCAAAAACTACGGTTGCACCCACTTTATCGTTGGACGCGACCACGCAGGCGTTGGCGACTACTACGGCACCTACGACGCTCAATATATTTTCGATGAATTTGAACCGGGCGAACTAGGCATTACGCCGATGAAATTTGAACACGCCTTCTACTGCACCATTTCTAAAGGGATGGCCACTACCAAAACCAGCCCCAGCAAGCCAGAACAGCGCATTCACCTATCCGGAACCAAGGTACGGGAAATGCTCCGTCGCGGCGAACTCCCCCCACCAGAGTTCTCTCGCCCCGAAGTCGCCGCAGAACTCGCACGGGCTATGCATACTTAG
- the argJ gene encoding bifunctional ornithine acetyltransferase/N-acetylglutamate synthase translates to MSEWHEISGGITAPRGYRAAGITAGLKPSGQPDLALILSDVDAIAAGVFTTCIVRAACVDYCRQQLQAKHSARAILCNSGQANAATGEQGWKDALESATALGDALNLAPNQILLASTGVIGQRIKMDKLVAGIPNLVASLSSEGSDAAARAIMTTDLVPKTIALETTIGDRTVRIGGICKGSGMIHPNMATLLAFVTCDAAVSPHLWQEMLGRAADRSFNQITVDGDTSTNDTLIALANGESRTPAITEQGPEADKLEAMLTAVCQYLAKAIARDGEGATCLVEVQVTGTADEKSARQIAKTIVGSSLVKSAIFGRDPNWGRIAAAAGRAGVHFNPEDLQVKLGDFLLMENGQPLPFDRNAASNYMRQAAAGEYLKEDTVLISVKVGEGPGSSKAWGCDLSYDYVKINAEYTT, encoded by the coding sequence GTGTCTGAATGGCATGAGATTAGCGGGGGAATAACGGCACCGAGAGGCTATCGGGCAGCCGGGATTACAGCGGGTTTGAAACCTTCAGGACAACCCGATTTAGCGTTAATTTTGTCGGATGTAGATGCGATCGCAGCCGGGGTATTCACGACTTGTATTGTCCGGGCGGCCTGCGTCGATTATTGTCGCCAACAACTGCAAGCCAAGCATAGCGCCAGAGCCATCTTATGCAACTCTGGACAAGCCAACGCCGCCACCGGCGAACAGGGATGGAAAGACGCCCTAGAGAGTGCTACAGCGTTAGGAGATGCCCTAAATTTAGCCCCCAATCAGATCCTTCTCGCCTCCACAGGCGTGATCGGGCAACGAATCAAAATGGATAAGCTGGTGGCTGGCATCCCCAATCTAGTAGCATCCTTATCTAGCGAGGGTTCCGATGCCGCTGCTAGAGCGATTATGACCACCGATCTCGTCCCCAAAACCATCGCCTTAGAAACCACCATTGGCGATCGCACCGTTCGCATCGGCGGAATTTGTAAAGGATCGGGGATGATCCACCCCAACATGGCCACCCTGCTGGCCTTCGTCACCTGCGACGCCGCCGTTTCTCCCCATCTGTGGCAAGAAATGCTGGGCCGCGCCGCCGATCGCAGCTTTAATCAAATTACCGTTGATGGCGATACCAGCACCAACGACACCTTAATTGCCTTAGCCAACGGCGAGTCGCGCACCCCCGCCATTACCGAACAGGGGCCCGAAGCCGATAAGCTAGAAGCCATGTTAACCGCCGTCTGTCAATATTTAGCCAAAGCGATCGCCCGCGATGGAGAAGGCGCAACCTGTCTAGTAGAAGTGCAAGTCACAGGCACAGCCGACGAAAAATCAGCCCGTCAAATTGCCAAAACCATCGTCGGGTCTTCCCTAGTGAAATCCGCCATTTTTGGTCGCGACCCCAACTGGGGCAGAATTGCTGCCGCCGCCGGACGTGCGGGCGTTCATTTCAACCCAGAAGACCTCCAGGTCAAATTAGGCGACTTTCTGCTCATGGAAAACGGTCAACCCCTCCCCTTTGACCGCAATGCGGCCAGCAACTACATGAGACAAGCCGCAGCAGGCGAGTACCTCAAAGAAGATACCGTCTTAATTTCCGTCAAAGTTGGCGAGGGACCCGGTAGCAGCAAAGCTTGGGGATGCGACCTCAGTTACGACTACGTGAAGATCAACGCCGAATACACCACTTGA